A DNA window from Paraclostridium bifermentans contains the following coding sequences:
- a CDS encoding response regulator transcription factor encodes MEVLIISKSFIIREALSLFFSNRFKDYKVRCIKDLKEAEDYNLININFVFVDIEQSKDSISDIKEVFGNSKIMVFNKDKNKEIFIECFKNGINSYIVDIPEKDELMHILNTVIKGKKYYDVDLLEEMINERTGNNFEDSNVLTDRENQVLDKVSIGLTNKEIAKELYVSEHTIKKHVTNILSKLDMRNRRDLIIYKRYNSKKETLSIM; translated from the coding sequence GTGGAAGTGTTAATAATATCTAAATCTTTTATAATTAGAGAGGCGTTATCTCTATTTTTTAGTAACAGATTTAAAGACTATAAAGTCAGGTGTATAAAAGATTTGAAAGAGGCTGAAGATTATAATTTAATAAATATTAATTTTGTATTTGTTGATATAGAACAAAGTAAAGATTCTATAAGTGATATAAAAGAGGTTTTCGGCAATTCAAAAATAATGGTTTTTAATAAAGATAAAAATAAAGAAATTTTTATAGAATGTTTTAAAAATGGAATCAATAGTTATATAGTAGATATACCAGAAAAAGATGAATTAATGCATATATTAAATACAGTTATAAAAGGTAAAAAATATTATGATGTGGATTTATTAGAAGAAATGATAAATGAGAGAACAGGCAATAATTTTGAAGATAGCAATGTCTTAACTGATAGAGAAAATCAGGTTTTAGATAAAGTATCTATTGGATTAACAAACAAAGAGATTGCAAAGGAATTATACGTAAGTGAACATACTATAAAAAAACATGTAACTAATATTCTTTCTAAATTAGATATGAGAAATAGAAGGGATTTAATCATATATAAAAGATACAATTCTAAAAAAGAAACTCTAAGCATTATGTAA
- a CDS encoding class D sortase has translation MKRTFGKLLIAFGACVICGVLYLNYTTSKINNKMVEDYKETIITSDIKNDEYNLGDVIGVLNIPKIDLEVAIKRGIDNEILKDAVGHFENTSMPGEYGNFAVAGHRAYTSNKFFSNLDELQVGDEINVLSGNEEFKYKVNNIEVVTPDKVEVVDSSDKDKKEITLVTCTPKYIGSHRLIVKGEYTK, from the coding sequence ATGAAACGTACTTTTGGAAAGTTACTTATAGCTTTTGGTGCATGTGTAATATGTGGAGTTTTATATTTAAATTACACAACGTCTAAAATAAATAATAAGATGGTAGAAGATTATAAAGAAACTATAATCACTAGTGATATTAAAAATGATGAATATAATTTAGGAGATGTGATAGGAGTTTTAAATATACCTAAAATAGATTTAGAAGTAGCTATAAAAAGAGGTATAGACAACGAGATATTAAAAGATGCAGTAGGTCACTTTGAAAATACATCTATGCCAGGAGAATATGGAAATTTTGCAGTAGCAGGTCATAGGGCATATACAAGTAATAAGTTTTTTTCAAACTTAGATGAACTACAAGTAGGAGATGAGATAAATGTTTTATCTGGAAACGAAGAATTTAAGTATAAAGTTAATAATATAGAAGTTGTTACACCAGATAAAGTAGAAGTGGTAGACTCAAGTGATAAGGATAAAAAAGAAATAACTTTAGTAACATGTACGCCTAAATATATAGGAAGTCATAGACTAATAGTTAAAGGCGAGTATACAAAGTAG
- a CDS encoding helix-turn-helix transcriptional regulator, with the protein MNILVLSNSFIIKETINNLIMKIYKNKNIDVDIFDIDSYIEINNYKNYDLAIYHNYDTKLDNLKRIVKLKEYNNYLMVLDRFKSEGVLKVCLDYNIDGYVCDFEDEYEFKYIINKILNGSKFYDSQVVHKLIGKMKSKDSKYIITDREKEVMIEASKGLSNREISKKLNITEFTVKKHLSHVMSKLNYKSRKEIILNNDLY; encoded by the coding sequence ATGAATATATTAGTTTTATCTAATTCTTTTATTATAAAAGAAACAATAAATAACTTAATAATGAAAATATATAAAAATAAAAATATAGATGTAGATATATTTGATATCGATAGTTATATAGAAATAAATAATTATAAAAATTATGATTTAGCTATATATCATAATTACGATACAAAGCTTGATAATTTAAAGAGAATAGTTAAACTAAAAGAATATAATAATTATTTAATGGTATTAGATCGATTTAAAAGTGAAGGTGTTCTTAAAGTATGCTTAGATTATAATATAGATGGTTATGTATGTGATTTTGAAGATGAATACGAATTTAAGTATATAATAAACAAAATATTAAATGGAAGTAAATTTTATGACTCTCAAGTAGTACATAAACTTATAGGAAAAATGAAAAGTAAAGATTCTAAATACATTATTACTGATAGAGAAAAAGAGGTAATGATAGAGGCTAGCAAAGGATTATCTAATAGAGAGATATCTAAAAAGTTAAATATAACCGAATTCACGGTAAAAAAACATTTAAGTCACGTTATGAGTAAATTGAATTACAAAAGTAGAAAAGAAATTATTTTAAATAATGATTTGTATTAA
- a CDS encoding LPXTG cell wall anchor domain-containing protein has product MRLKKYIVKMLSAISIFLLSTTGIYAYEDRSIVIEPIFNESQGLWQPGKVESKEFYVKNNKNENIIIDKMYLSLDSSTNYITKKEININSLEFNELARNTTINLSYQGDTLFEGKLDKLLSENGIVLYQELNIKSNEKLLLNMNMKKDVEMDNNAQSLENIFNIGIAYKVDDNKLIKPNPPTEQPNKNPNTSLNPDMEVGSGSNKLPQTGGIINSTSLIMFGLATIGAGFMLNKNSSKEKGGKHHE; this is encoded by the coding sequence ATGAGGTTGAAAAAATATATTGTAAAAATGTTGAGTGCAATATCTATTTTTTTGCTTTCAACGACAGGTATATATGCATATGAAGATAGAAGTATAGTTATAGAACCAATATTTAACGAAAGTCAAGGATTGTGGCAACCAGGAAAAGTAGAGTCAAAAGAATTCTATGTAAAAAATAATAAAAATGAAAATATAATAATAGACAAAATGTATCTAAGTTTAGATTCATCTACTAATTATATAACTAAAAAAGAGATAAACATTAATAGTTTAGAATTTAATGAATTAGCTAGAAATACAACGATAAACTTAAGTTATCAAGGTGATACTTTATTTGAAGGTAAATTAGATAAGTTATTATCTGAAAATGGAATAGTTTTATATCAAGAGTTGAATATAAAATCTAATGAAAAGTTATTATTGAATATGAATATGAAAAAAGATGTTGAAATGGATAATAATGCGCAATCGCTTGAAAATATATTTAATATAGGGATCGCATATAAAGTAGATGATAATAAATTAATTAAGCCAAACCCGCCAACTGAACAACCTAATAAAAATCCAAATACATCTTTAAATCCAGATATGGAAGTTGGTAGTGGATCAAACAAATTGCCACAAACAGGCGGGATAATAAATTCGACAAGTTTAATTATGTTTGGGTTAGCAACAATAGGAGCAGGTTTTATGTTGAATAAAAACTCGTCTAAAGAAAAAGGAGGTAAACATCATGAGTAG
- a CDS encoding signal peptidase I, producing MVKEKKSKNYNILNFIVLCIFGILILNLMSTKSDKLFKIIGFRTYTVLSGSMEPKFYPGDMVITQHKDKSDIKVNDIVTYKDNEGVIITHRVIEETDEGYITKGDNNNVNDADILKEENIIGEVKFSIPKVGYVMNLLSNPKAIAIEIIFLAVFIFFYYKD from the coding sequence ATGGTAAAAGAAAAAAAATCAAAAAATTATAATATATTGAATTTTATAGTTTTATGTATATTTGGTATTTTAATATTGAATTTAATGTCTACAAAGTCAGATAAGTTATTTAAAATAATAGGATTTAGAACTTATACTGTATTATCGGGAAGTATGGAGCCTAAATTTTATCCAGGAGATATGGTTATAACTCAACATAAGGACAAATCTGATATAAAAGTAAATGATATCGTGACATACAAAGATAATGAAGGAGTAATAATAACTCATAGAGTAATAGAAGAAACAGATGAAGGATATATAACAAAAGGTGATAATAATAATGTAAATGATGCAGATATTTTAAAAGAAGAAAACATAATAGGAGAAGTTAAATTTAGTATTCCTAAGGTAGGATATGTAATGAACTTACTATCTAATCCAAAGGCAATAGCTATTGAAATTATTTTTTTAGCAGTATTTATATTCTTTTATTATAAAGACTAA
- a CDS encoding camelysin metallo-endopeptidase, whose protein sequence is MKKNKTIAYALAATLLVGGTFAGTKAWFTDKEVVDNKLNITTGTLDVDVTDMGWYRNGKETEDFTKLVPGDVISRKVEVANNSNINNQVVVTKEESELSDKEKSAIDNGFININDGNFKEEVEKLKGNGDSVIVEFKATIGVGNGSENEVDNGFQEDKFNLGNMLGNYSITTEQTDHR, encoded by the coding sequence ATGAAAAAAAATAAAACGATAGCATATGCTTTAGCGGCTACATTATTAGTTGGGGGAACTTTTGCAGGAACAAAAGCATGGTTTACAGATAAGGAAGTAGTAGATAATAAGTTGAATATTACTACTGGTACTCTAGATGTAGATGTTACTGACATGGGATGGTATAGAAATGGAAAGGAAACAGAAGATTTCACTAAGTTAGTACCAGGAGATGTTATTTCAAGAAAAGTTGAAGTAGCAAATAATTCAAATATAAACAATCAGGTAGTTGTAACAAAAGAGGAATCAGAACTTTCAGATAAAGAAAAAAGTGCAATTGATAATGGATTTATAAATATTAATGATGGGAACTTTAAAGAAGAAGTAGAAAAATTAAAAGGAAATGGAGATTCTGTAATTGTTGAATTCAAGGCAACAATAGGTGTTGGAAATGGAAGTGAGAACGAAGTTGATAATGGATTCCAAGAAGATAAATTTAACTTAGGAAATATGTTAGGGAACTATTCAATAACGACAGAGCAAACTGATCATAGATAA